The following is a genomic window from Nitrospinota bacterium.
GATTTTTTGAACTATTTGACCTGAAAAACATCCCAAAATCCGAATTAATGATGTATGCGGCGAAAAAAGGACAGGTTGTGACCACCCCTCCCTATAAAGCCTGCCTGGAAGAAAAGCTCAGTTTTGCGTTATTTCATCACCCTGCCCTGAAAACCCATTGGGAAAAAGAGTTAGGTCCCGAAACTTTTGGGAGCTTATCTCATCTAATTCCTGAAACCTGGGTTCTAGACTCTAGCCCCATGCCTCCATATGGAGCAATTCCGGGATTGGAGATCAACGGTGGACCGGTTCAGGATTGGCAGAGATTGGTGGGATTAACCCAAAAAGAGAGGGAAATGGTCATCAAGCCCTCAGGTTTCTCACCGGAGTCCTGGGGAAGCCGGGGGGTAATTGTTGGACACGATGTTTCCGGAGAAGTCTGGCAGGAAAGCCTGAAGAAAGGTTTGGGGCAGTTTCCCGACCAGGTTTCGATATTACAGAAGTTTTATAAGGGTAAGCGGGTGCCGGTTTCGTATCTGGACCAAAAGTCAGGCAAGATGGAAACCATGCAAAGCAGGGTGAGACTGACCCCTTATTATTTTGTTGTGGAAAATACTACCTATCTGTCGGGCATTCTCGCTACACTTTGTCCGCAAGATAAAAAGAAAATTCACGGCATGGCAGACGCTGTTATGATGCCCTGTGCTGTAAGGAATAAAGTTGGATAATGATGAAACTTTATAATATAGACGGTTGTGGTTACTGCGCCATGGTCAGAGAAGTTTTAAGTACGATGCATCTGGAGTATGAAAAAATAGATGTTCCGTGGCCGCATCATCTGCGCAAGGAAGTTCACGAAGTATCGGGGCAAACCACCGTTCCGGTTTTGGTGGACGGTGACACCATTCTTGACGATGAGTACGAAATCATCGACTATCTGAAAAAGACCTATCCGGTCAATTCGTAATCTTCAAAATTATAAGGAAAAGACATGGAGCCTTGGCAAAAACAACTCAGCCATAGCGCGGTGAAAATTGAAGACCTGCCATTTATTCCCGAATCGCAAGAGTACCGCCAAAGGCTTAAGAAGGTTGGAGAAATCTATCCCGTAAGAATCAACTCCTATTTCCTGAACCAGATTAAAGAACCTAATGACCCTTTATGGAAACAGGTTGTACCCACTCTGGAAGAATTAGATGATTATATAGATGGAGAAACCCTGCTAGCAGACCCGCTTAATGAAGAAGGCGACATGCCTGTACCAGAACTGGTGCACCGTTATCCTGACCGGGTATTGCTCATGATTAATAACCAATGCCCCATTGTGTGCAG
Proteins encoded in this region:
- a CDS encoding glutaredoxin, with amino-acid sequence MKLYNIDGCGYCAMVREVLSTMHLEYEKIDVPWPHHLRKEVHEVSGQTTVPVLVDGDTILDDEYEIIDYLKKTYPVNS